From the Anoplopoma fimbria isolate UVic2021 breed Golden Eagle Sablefish chromosome 14, Afim_UVic_2022, whole genome shotgun sequence genome, one window contains:
- the LOC129102619 gene encoding zinc finger and BTB domain-containing protein 7C, which produces MVHHREDDLIGIPFPNHSSDVLCSLNEQRRDGLLCDVILIVRDQEYRTHRSVLAACSQYFKKLFTVATADGGDHHHHTAAVYEIDFVAPEPLTAILEFAYTSTLTVTASNVKEILNAAQMLEIPCIIHVCLEIMDSGGGGGEGGGGGRAEEGEEEEEDAEEDEEEEEEEEEEEEDEGSRKDEQEDEEDNVSERSLQSSESRGEQTPPGTEDSPPPGTSKYHQQFDLHRESSQSQSPDSMRGKQESMESRALKDFSIESLLQEGLYPRMSTLDRRANFSPLLPGFYPSMWAAEFPAFPKQLLNPGHHQHPHAGASQQTRLPHAFPISAPLDASRPLNLATKRETIKEEMKEEIPLSLLHGDFLKEFVSSGLGSPMNTGSVPSEGHALGPIKDEADFRSYLSFLSSASHLGALFPPWQLEEERKMKPKASQQCPICNKVIQGAGKLPRHMRTHTGEKPYMCTICEVRFTRQDKLKIHMRKHTGERPYICLHCNSKFVHNYDLKNHLRIHTGVRPYQCEHCYKSFTRSDHLHRHIKRQSCRISRPRRGRKPAAWRSTPTSNFLCPPTAATNRFEESGLNPAYQGVKSHGLGEMLGNRGLGFKGGDGAAGKDSREDRRGEGKRVAEEEKGGAGRQRGVFAFALAGEEVLTHSPFYAATSDPWTMRLERAPPIPEPAK; this is translated from the exons ATGGTTCATCACAGAGAGGATGACCTGATTGGCATCCCCTTCCCAAATCACAGCAGTGATGTCCTCTGCAGCCTCAACGAGCAGCGTCGTGATGGGCTGCTCTGCGATGTCATCCTCATCGTCCGCGACCAGGAGTACCGGACCCACCGCTCCGTTCTGGCCGCCTGCAGTCAGTACTTCAAGAAGCTCTTCACAGTGGCCACCGCTGATGGCGgggatcatcatcatcacacggCGGCCGTGTATGAAATCGACTTTGTGGCCCCGGAGCCCCTCACGGCCATCCTGGAGTTTGCCTACACGTCCACTCTGACCGTGACGGCGTCCAACGTTAAAGAGATCCTGAACGCGGCTCAGATGCTGGAGATCCCCTGCATCATCCATGTCTGCCTGGAGATCATGGACAGCGGGGGTGGAGGAGGCgaaggcggaggaggagggagagcggaggagggagaggaggaggaggaggatgcagaggaggacgaggaggaggaggaagaagaggaggaggaagaggaggacgaggggTCGAGGAAGGACGagcaggaggacgaggaggacaaTGTCAGCGAGAGGTCGCTGCAGTCGTCGGAGAGCCGGGGGGAGCAGACGCCACCGGGGACGGAGGACTCACCGCCTCCCGGCACCTCCAAGTACCACCAGCAGTTTGACCTGCACAGAGAGTCGTCACAATCTCAGTCTCCAGACAGTATGAGAGGGAAACAG GAGAGTATGGAGAGTCGGGCTTTGAAGGATTTCTCCATCGAGTCTCTCCTCCAGGAGGGTCTCTACCCCCGTATGTCAACACTGGACAGAAGGGCCaacttctctcctctcctcccaggATTCTACCCCTCCATGTGGGCCGCCGAGTTCCCAGCCTTCCCCAAGCAGCTCCTAAACCCCGGCCACCACCAGCACCCCCACGCAGGGGCTTCGCAGCAAACCAGGCTCCCCCACGCCTTCCCCATCTCCGCTCCGCTCGACGCCTCGAGGCCCCTCAATCTGGCCACGAAAAGAGAGACCATcaaggaggagatgaaagaggaAATCCCGCTCAGTCTGCTCCACGGCGACTTCCTGAAGGAGTTTGTCAGCTCGGGCCTAGGCAGCCCCATGAACACTGGGTCAGTGCCGTCAGAGGGTCACGCTCTGGGTCCGATAAAAGACGAGGCAGACTTCCGGTCGTACCTGAGCTTTCTGAGCTCCGCGTCCCACCTGGGGGCGCTGTTCCCCCCCtggcagctggaggaggagaggaagatgaagccCAAAGCGTCGCAGCAGTGTCCAATCTGCAACAAGGTCATCCAAGGAGCGGGGAAACTGCCACGCCACATGAGGACACACACGGGGGAGAAACCGTACATGTGCACTATCTGTGAAGTTCGATTCACCAG aCAGGACAAACTCAAGATCCACATGAGGAAGCACACAGGTGAGCGCCCCTACATCTGCCTCCACTGCAACTCCAAGTTTGTCCACAACTACGACCTGAAGAACCACCTGCGCATCCACACGGGCGTGCGTCCGTACCAGTGCGAGCACTGCTACAAAAGTTTCACACGGTCCGACCATCTACACCGACACATCAAGAGGCAGAGCTGCCGCATCTCACGCCCCCGGCGGGGAAGAAAACCGGCTGCTTGGCGGTCAACACCCACAAGCAACTTCCTGTGCCCCCCTACTGCTGCCACCAACCGGTTTGAGGAGAGCGGCTTAAACCCTGCGTACCAGGGAGTGAAGAGTCACGGACTTGGGGAGATGCTCGGCAACAGGGGTCTGGGTTTTAAGGGCGGGGACGGCGCAGCAGGAAAGGACAGCAGGGAGGACCGGCGAGGGGAGGGGAAGCGTGTcgcggaggaggagaagggaggagcaGGGAGGCAGAGGGGAGTGTTTGCCTTCGCCCTGGCTGGAGAAGAAGTGCTTACTCACTCTCCGTTCTATGCtgcgacctctgacccctggaCCATGAGACTGGAGCGTGCTCCGCCCATCCCTGAGCCGGCCAAATGA